The following proteins are co-located in the Pseudarthrobacter siccitolerans genome:
- a CDS encoding class I SAM-dependent methyltransferase, translated as MVRGGPKLDHGRRRELGQSFQDGGEHYQQVRPGYPEESAQWLVPAGARDALDAGAGTGKFTELLLGMGLSVTAVDPSGDMLEQLRAHYPAAAAVQATAEATGLPAAAFDVVSVAQAWHWCDALAASTELARVLRPQGTLGLIWNQLDTSVPWVHRLSRIMHAGDVYKPGFRPQVGPEFRDLEGHVTHWQDRVTTTGLVELTKSRSYYLRAGETTRAKVLANLDWYLHEHLGHSVDEELELPYLTLTWRAIKA; from the coding sequence GTGGTACGGGGTGGCCCCAAATTGGATCACGGGCGGCGCCGGGAGCTCGGCCAGAGCTTCCAGGACGGCGGGGAGCATTACCAGCAGGTCCGGCCGGGCTACCCGGAAGAATCAGCGCAATGGCTGGTCCCCGCCGGAGCCCGCGATGCACTCGACGCCGGTGCCGGCACCGGCAAGTTCACGGAGCTCCTGCTCGGGATGGGATTGTCCGTCACGGCCGTGGACCCGTCCGGGGACATGCTCGAACAGTTGCGCGCCCACTACCCCGCGGCCGCGGCTGTCCAGGCCACCGCGGAGGCGACGGGCCTGCCCGCGGCGGCCTTCGACGTCGTCAGCGTTGCCCAGGCCTGGCACTGGTGTGACGCCCTGGCTGCCAGCACCGAACTGGCGCGCGTCCTGCGTCCGCAGGGAACGCTGGGCCTGATCTGGAACCAGCTGGACACCTCGGTGCCCTGGGTTCACCGGCTTTCCCGGATCATGCATGCCGGAGACGTGTACAAGCCAGGCTTCCGGCCGCAGGTGGGGCCGGAGTTCCGGGACCTTGAGGGCCACGTAACGCATTGGCAGGACCGCGTCACCACCACCGGCCTCGTAGAGCTGACGAAGTCCCGGAGCTATTACCTGCGGGCCGGCGAAACCACGCGCGCAAAGGTGCTGGCCAACCTTGACTGGTACCTGCACGAGCACCTGGGCCACAGCGTGGATGAGGAGCTTGAGCTGCCTTATCTCACGCTGACCTGGCGGGCCATCAAAGCATAA
- a CDS encoding fluoride efflux transporter FluC, with amino-acid sequence MTPAGIPPARAWCAVAVGGLIGTELRYGLGLAFPDFPGSVPWATLGINVGGSFVLALLTTVWMARPHTAFWLRAGLGPGFLGSFTTFSAVVFAVDQLARAGSHFIWITYLALSLLLGLAAAGAGWRAGKVVAGWVDGRSGSRFGGRP; translated from the coding sequence ATGACGCCTGCGGGCATACCGCCGGCGCGTGCCTGGTGTGCTGTTGCTGTTGGTGGCCTGATAGGGACTGAGCTGCGGTACGGACTGGGACTGGCGTTTCCGGATTTTCCGGGGTCCGTGCCCTGGGCCACGCTGGGGATCAACGTGGGTGGAAGCTTTGTCCTGGCGTTGCTGACCACGGTGTGGATGGCACGGCCGCACACCGCGTTCTGGCTTCGCGCGGGCCTCGGCCCCGGATTCCTGGGATCCTTCACGACATTCTCGGCCGTGGTGTTCGCGGTGGACCAGCTGGCGCGGGCGGGCTCGCACTTCATCTGGATCACCTACCTGGCCCTGTCGTTGCTGCTGGGGCTGGCCGCGGCCGGTGCGGGGTGGCGGGCCGGGAAGGTTGTGGCGGGCTGGGTGGACGGGCGCAGTGGCAGCCGGTTTGGGGGGCGGCCATGA
- the ftsE gene encoding cell division ATP-binding protein FtsE gives MIRFENVTKVYDQTTRPALDTVNLEIDRGEFAFLVGASGSGKSTFLRLVLKEDRATSGAVYVAGQNVAKISSWRVPRLRRGIGVVFQDFRLLPQKNVFANVAFAMQVIGKSRSVIRDTVPEVLKTVGLEGKEHRMPHELSGGEQQRVAIARAVVNRPGILLADEPTGNLDPTTSMGIMGILDKINQNGTTVVMATHDDDIVNEMRKRVVELKNGVVIRDEAKALYTSMIPVVGQSRRLKDASGRETPEAGQPGEGEGQR, from the coding sequence ATGATCCGATTCGAAAATGTCACCAAGGTCTACGACCAGACAACCCGGCCTGCGCTGGACACCGTCAACCTTGAGATTGACCGCGGCGAATTCGCCTTCCTCGTCGGTGCATCAGGCTCCGGCAAGTCCACCTTCCTGCGGCTCGTCCTGAAGGAAGACCGGGCAACGTCCGGCGCCGTCTACGTCGCCGGCCAGAACGTCGCCAAGATCTCCAGCTGGCGCGTGCCGCGGCTCCGCCGGGGGATCGGTGTCGTCTTCCAGGACTTCCGGCTCCTGCCCCAGAAGAACGTCTTCGCCAACGTAGCCTTCGCCATGCAGGTCATCGGCAAGAGCCGCAGCGTCATCCGGGACACTGTTCCCGAGGTACTGAAGACCGTGGGCCTGGAAGGCAAAGAGCACCGCATGCCGCACGAACTCTCCGGCGGCGAGCAGCAGCGCGTGGCCATCGCCCGCGCCGTGGTCAACAGGCCCGGGATCCTCCTCGCCGACGAGCCGACGGGAAACCTGGACCCCACCACGTCGATGGGCATCATGGGCATCCTGGACAAAATCAACCAGAACGGCACCACCGTGGTGATGGCGACGCACGACGACGACATCGTCAACGAGATGCGCAAGCGCGTGGTGGAGCTCAAGAACGGCGTGGTCATCCGCGACGAGGCAAAGGCGCTGTACACGTCCATGATTCCGGTAGTCGGTCAATCGCGCAGGCTCAAGGATGCGAGCGGCCGGGAGACGCCCGAAGCGGGACAGCCGGGCGAAGGCGAGGGACAGCGATGA
- a CDS encoding S1C family serine protease, which yields MNQGSEPVSQAPDDDALDSYSETVMRVAEAVTPHVAAIEMTSNRRNGRFRVGAGSAVLFTEDGYLLTNSHVVAGTHKGHAAFADGSRTDLELVGVDPLSDLAVVRGRAPKVAPAQFGDAETLRVGQLVIAVGNPLGLAGSVTAGVVSGLGRAIPVWSGGNRRVIEDVIQTDAALNAGSSGGALADFRGRIVGINTAVAGAGLGLAVPINSTTRRIISALLKDGRVRRAYLGVVSTPIRLSASAVIRTGQREGLRVVEVLAGSPAGRSGLLAGDIILTAGSRPVSNAESLQKLLFADAIGQPLRVRVLRDGQEMDLVAVPEEMPANGNG from the coding sequence ATGAACCAGGGGAGCGAGCCAGTTTCGCAGGCGCCCGACGACGACGCCCTGGACTCGTATTCAGAGACAGTCATGCGCGTGGCTGAGGCAGTCACGCCGCACGTGGCGGCCATTGAGATGACCAGCAACCGGAGGAACGGCCGTTTCCGTGTGGGGGCAGGCTCCGCCGTGCTTTTCACCGAAGACGGCTATCTCCTGACGAATTCGCATGTGGTGGCCGGCACGCACAAGGGCCATGCGGCCTTTGCCGACGGCAGCCGGACCGACCTTGAACTGGTGGGCGTAGACCCGTTGTCCGACCTTGCGGTGGTCCGCGGCAGGGCACCCAAGGTGGCCCCGGCACAGTTCGGCGACGCCGAGACGCTGCGGGTTGGCCAGCTGGTCATCGCCGTCGGGAATCCGCTCGGCTTGGCTGGGTCGGTGACCGCAGGGGTGGTCAGCGGCCTGGGCCGGGCCATCCCGGTGTGGTCAGGCGGCAACCGGCGGGTGATCGAGGACGTCATCCAGACCGATGCGGCGCTCAATGCCGGCAGCTCCGGCGGCGCCCTGGCCGATTTCCGTGGGCGGATCGTGGGAATTAATACCGCCGTGGCCGGCGCCGGGCTGGGACTGGCAGTACCCATCAACTCCACCACGCGCCGGATCATCTCGGCACTGCTGAAGGACGGCCGCGTCAGGAGGGCTTACCTCGGCGTTGTCAGCACACCGATCAGGCTCAGTGCGAGCGCGGTGATCAGGACGGGGCAACGCGAGGGACTCAGGGTGGTGGAAGTGCTGGCGGGATCACCTGCCGGCCGCTCCGGCCTGCTGGCGGGCGATATCATCCTGACAGCCGGAAGCCGTCCCGTCAGCAACGCTGAAAGCCTGCAGAAGCTGCTGTTCGCCGATGCGATTGGCCAGCCGCTGCGGGTCCGCGTGCTGAGGGACGGCCAGGAAATGGACCTTGTGGCCGTGCCGGAAGAAATGCCTGCAAACGGAAACGGGTGA
- a CDS encoding fluoride efflux transporter FluC: MTAAALVGVFGVAGALLRFAVDSWFAHHTSILSARGVENRHSGIHGSRNRKRLHWPWATLFVNVTGCFIIGAAHAMTLKLGVAPEWQAALATGLAGGLTTFSSWTTATVRLLSEARFGSAALNVAANLVLGFGAAAAGLALAG; encoded by the coding sequence ATGACGGCGGCTGCGCTGGTGGGAGTGTTCGGAGTTGCCGGTGCACTGCTCCGTTTTGCCGTGGACAGCTGGTTCGCGCATCACACATCGATCCTTTCTGCCCGCGGCGTTGAGAACCGTCACTCTGGAATCCATGGCAGCAGAAACAGGAAACGGTTGCACTGGCCTTGGGCCACGCTGTTCGTGAACGTCACAGGGTGCTTCATTATCGGCGCTGCCCACGCCATGACCCTCAAACTCGGGGTGGCCCCGGAATGGCAGGCTGCACTAGCCACCGGTCTGGCCGGCGGCCTCACAACTTTTAGTTCCTGGACCACGGCAACCGTGCGGCTGCTCAGTGAAGCACGGTTCGGATCCGCGGCATTGAATGTTGCCGCCAATCTGGTCCTTGGTTTTGGCGCGGCCGCGGCAGGACTTGCATTGGCCGGTTAA
- a CDS encoding M23 family metallopeptidase encodes MNITDQTSPRRQRTRGRKWPRRAGIISAVLAVVLSAGLASSSPAAFADELEDKQKALEAEAARVQQSLEFVDSRIAKAAGDLIIYQGQLPGAQQALLEAQGRVAGAVKEVEALSARVDMAQQNKAKITQQLETDKQKIADTKKLIGQIATQAYKSGGVPSNLSLFFGSNNGGSLTETMDLADQAMRSQNAAMDKLSQQNATNVNSEARLQAVEAEIKDLKAKADAALEREKAARDEAAARKDEVDRLIADTTRLDAELQAAKPGIQSQLAGVQASQNAVAAEIEERDRKLREAWEAEQRRLAAEAAAAAAAAAAARNQPPPPVQPFVPPVGSPSAFGLRHPFDGSVPITSGFGWRATPPGTIDFYGQGGYLHTGIDFGAACGTPVYAAAAGEVFSSGWNSADGGGWRVKISHGLVQGNTLNTIYYHNSSIVVSNGQRVSQGQLIAYSGNTGNSTGCHAHFETWLNGNAVDPMGLL; translated from the coding sequence ATGAACATAACGGATCAAACGTCCCCGCGGCGCCAGCGCACCAGGGGGCGGAAGTGGCCCCGCCGCGCCGGCATTATCAGCGCTGTGCTCGCCGTCGTCCTCAGCGCAGGACTGGCATCATCCTCCCCGGCAGCCTTCGCCGACGAGCTTGAGGACAAGCAGAAAGCACTCGAAGCCGAAGCAGCCAGGGTCCAGCAGTCATTGGAATTCGTTGATTCGCGCATCGCCAAGGCCGCCGGCGACCTGATCATTTACCAGGGCCAGCTGCCCGGTGCCCAGCAGGCGCTCCTTGAGGCCCAGGGCCGTGTTGCCGGAGCCGTCAAGGAAGTTGAGGCACTTTCCGCCCGCGTGGACATGGCCCAGCAGAACAAGGCCAAAATCACGCAGCAGCTTGAAACGGACAAGCAAAAAATCGCGGACACGAAGAAGCTGATTGGCCAGATCGCCACCCAAGCCTATAAATCCGGGGGAGTGCCCTCCAACCTGTCCCTGTTCTTCGGCTCAAACAACGGCGGAAGCCTGACCGAGACGATGGACTTGGCAGACCAGGCCATGCGCAGCCAGAACGCCGCCATGGACAAGCTGTCCCAGCAGAACGCCACCAACGTCAACTCCGAGGCACGCCTCCAAGCCGTTGAAGCCGAAATCAAGGACCTGAAGGCCAAGGCCGACGCAGCCCTTGAACGGGAGAAGGCAGCCCGGGACGAAGCAGCCGCCAGGAAAGACGAAGTGGACCGGCTCATTGCCGACACCACCCGCCTTGACGCGGAACTGCAGGCCGCCAAGCCCGGCATCCAGTCCCAGCTTGCCGGTGTGCAGGCCAGCCAGAACGCCGTGGCAGCCGAAATCGAAGAACGCGACCGGAAGCTGCGCGAGGCCTGGGAAGCCGAGCAGCGCCGGCTGGCGGCGGAAGCCGCAGCCGCGGCGGCCGCTGCAGCAGCAGCGAGGAACCAGCCGCCGCCCCCGGTGCAGCCTTTTGTGCCGCCCGTTGGATCGCCGTCGGCCTTTGGACTCCGGCATCCATTTGATGGCAGCGTCCCCATCACGTCCGGCTTCGGCTGGCGCGCAACGCCGCCCGGAACCATCGACTTCTACGGCCAGGGCGGCTACCTGCACACCGGAATCGACTTCGGCGCGGCCTGCGGCACGCCCGTCTACGCTGCGGCAGCAGGCGAGGTCTTCAGCTCCGGCTGGAACTCAGCCGACGGCGGAGGCTGGCGGGTGAAGATTTCCCACGGCCTGGTGCAGGGCAACACGCTGAATACCATCTACTACCACAACTCAAGCATCGTGGTGTCGAACGGCCAGCGGGTATCGCAGGGGCAGCTGATCGCGTACTCCGGCAACACCGGAAACTCCACCGGCTGCCACGCCCACTTTGAAACGTGGTTGAACGGCAACGCTGTGGACCCGATGGGGCTGCTGTAG
- a CDS encoding aminotransferase class V-fold PLP-dependent enzyme, giving the protein MTTATVSPNATAGSVILQPGTTFDARRAAAGRPLAAVTGAEIQAPLIHGGHVRYANLDYGASAPALSVVSAYLNEILPFYASVHRGAGYASQISTSVYENARDIVRGFVGGRPGDSVIFTRNTTDSLNLLAGCLPATDGHPDGDVLYLDIEHHANLLPWQGVPHRSIVAADTIAGTIEAVRAELEQGGVSLLAVTGASNVTGEILPIRALAALAHEHGARIVVDAAQLAPHRRVDIAADDVDYLAFSGHKLYAPFGSGVLVGRADWLDAGTPHLAGGGAVKEARLDGVSWATGPARHEGGSPNVLGAATLARATQVIAGLDQEQWHAHESAIRSFLVEGLQDIDGVTVHQIFKDTNPDTDTIGVVNFSVEGYDAGLVAAYLSAEHGVGLRDGRFCAHPLLKRLGLPSGSLRASFGVGSRLEDAERLLAGIAALRSNGLGWDYVVDAGRWVPANDTRTYPHWAPNTPGTAGAAPCIDD; this is encoded by the coding sequence GTGACAACTGCCACCGTCTCCCCCAATGCCACTGCCGGTTCCGTTATTCTCCAGCCTGGAACCACCTTTGATGCCCGCCGCGCCGCCGCCGGCCGGCCGCTTGCTGCCGTCACCGGCGCCGAGATCCAAGCGCCGCTGATCCATGGCGGCCATGTCCGCTACGCAAACCTTGACTACGGTGCCTCCGCTCCTGCGCTCTCGGTGGTCTCGGCGTACCTCAACGAGATCCTGCCGTTCTACGCGAGCGTCCACCGCGGCGCGGGTTACGCGTCCCAGATCAGCACCTCGGTCTACGAAAACGCACGCGACATCGTCCGCGGGTTCGTGGGCGGCCGTCCGGGCGACTCCGTGATCTTCACCCGGAACACCACCGATTCGCTCAACCTGCTGGCCGGCTGCCTGCCCGCAACAGACGGGCACCCCGACGGTGACGTCCTCTACCTGGACATCGAGCACCACGCCAACCTGCTGCCGTGGCAGGGCGTCCCGCACCGCAGCATCGTTGCAGCCGACACCATCGCCGGCACCATCGAGGCCGTCCGGGCGGAACTGGAGCAGGGCGGCGTGAGCCTGCTCGCCGTCACCGGCGCGTCCAACGTCACCGGTGAGATCCTTCCCATCCGCGCCCTGGCCGCGCTCGCCCACGAACACGGCGCGCGGATCGTGGTGGACGCCGCCCAGCTGGCCCCGCACCGCCGCGTGGACATCGCCGCGGACGACGTCGACTACCTCGCCTTCTCCGGCCACAAGCTCTACGCACCGTTCGGTTCCGGCGTGCTCGTGGGGCGGGCGGACTGGCTCGACGCCGGAACGCCGCACCTCGCCGGCGGCGGCGCCGTCAAGGAGGCAAGGCTCGACGGCGTCAGCTGGGCCACCGGCCCGGCACGCCATGAGGGCGGCTCACCGAACGTCCTGGGCGCGGCCACGCTGGCCCGCGCCACCCAGGTGATCGCCGGGCTGGACCAGGAACAGTGGCACGCCCACGAATCCGCCATCCGGTCCTTCCTGGTGGAAGGCCTGCAGGACATCGACGGTGTGACCGTCCACCAGATCTTCAAGGACACCAATCCGGATACGGACACCATTGGCGTGGTCAACTTTTCTGTGGAAGGCTACGACGCCGGGCTGGTGGCGGCCTACCTGTCCGCCGAGCACGGCGTGGGCCTGCGCGACGGCCGCTTCTGCGCCCACCCGCTACTGAAGCGCCTGGGCCTGCCCTCCGGTTCCCTCCGCGCCAGCTTCGGCGTCGGCTCCCGCCTCGAGGACGCCGAACGGCTCCTTGCCGGCATTGCAGCGCTGCGCAGCAACGGGCTGGGCTGGGACTACGTGGTGGACGCCGGGCGCTGGGTTCCTGCGAACGACACCCGGACCTACCCGCACTGGGCGCCCAACACCCCGGGCACCGCCGGCGCCGCTCCCTGCATCGACGACTAA
- a CDS encoding metal-dependent transcriptional regulator, protein MKTSAPSSSIEDYVKVIYSFTEWQDKPITSSQLAQRLGVANSSVSEMVRKLKDQGLVDHKPYSAITLTDQGVRLALSMVRRHRLIETYLVQQLGYRWDEVHDEAELLEHAVSDTFIERVAAKLGDPQRDPHGDPIPTADGKVLMPRAHLMGELDQGHTGRITRISDENPDLLRYLSAEEIDLDAEVEIVGRKPFGGALVVRIRNSGRTRDYDLADEITSALWVHSDHPHPGCLLGDS, encoded by the coding sequence GTGAAGACCAGCGCGCCCTCCTCCTCCATCGAGGATTACGTCAAGGTCATCTACTCGTTCACCGAATGGCAGGACAAGCCCATCACGTCCTCCCAGCTCGCCCAGCGCCTCGGGGTGGCCAATTCCTCGGTGTCCGAAATGGTCCGGAAGTTGAAGGACCAGGGCCTGGTGGACCATAAACCCTACAGCGCCATTACGCTCACGGACCAGGGTGTCCGGCTGGCCCTTTCCATGGTGCGCCGCCACCGCCTGATCGAGACCTATCTCGTCCAACAGCTGGGCTACCGCTGGGACGAGGTCCACGACGAGGCCGAACTGCTGGAGCACGCCGTCTCCGACACGTTCATTGAACGCGTTGCAGCGAAACTCGGAGACCCGCAGCGTGACCCCCACGGCGATCCGATTCCCACGGCCGACGGGAAAGTCCTGATGCCCCGGGCGCACCTGATGGGCGAACTGGACCAGGGGCACACCGGCAGGATCACCCGTATCAGCGACGAAAACCCGGACCTGCTCCGCTACCTTTCCGCGGAGGAGATAGACCTCGACGCCGAAGTGGAGATCGTGGGCCGCAAGCCGTTCGGCGGGGCCCTGGTGGTCCGGATCAGGAACTCGGGCAGGACCAGGGACTACGATCTGGCCGATGAAATCACCTCTGCCCTGTGGGTGCACAGCGATCACCCACACCCTGGCTGCCTGCTCGGAGACAGCTGA
- the smpB gene encoding SsrA-binding protein SmpB — translation MPKESGRKVVATNRKARHDYHVLDTYEAGIALMGTEVKSLREGHASMVDGFCTFYNDELWMEAIHIPEYNQGSWTNHAARRRRKLLLHREELIKISHKVRESGYTIVPLQLYFVDGKAKVEIGVARGKREYDKRQTLREQQDNREAQREMRERNRRR, via the coding sequence TTGCCTAAAGAAAGTGGCCGTAAAGTGGTGGCCACCAACCGCAAGGCCCGGCACGACTACCATGTGCTGGACACCTACGAGGCTGGAATCGCGCTGATGGGAACCGAAGTGAAGTCCTTGCGCGAGGGCCACGCCTCCATGGTGGACGGGTTCTGCACCTTTTACAACGACGAACTGTGGATGGAAGCCATCCATATCCCGGAGTACAACCAGGGCAGCTGGACCAACCACGCGGCACGCCGCCGCCGGAAGCTGCTGCTCCACCGCGAGGAACTCATCAAGATTTCGCACAAGGTGCGGGAATCGGGCTATACGATCGTTCCGCTGCAGCTGTACTTCGTCGATGGCAAAGCCAAGGTGGAGATCGGTGTGGCTCGCGGTAAGCGCGAGTACGACAAGCGGCAGACCCTCCGCGAACAGCAGGACAACCGAGAAGCGCAGCGGGAAATGCGGGAGCGCAACCGCCGCCGCTAG
- a CDS encoding polyprenol monophosphomannose synthase: MRVLTIIPTYNELESLPITLQRLRAAVPASDVLVVDDNSPDGTGKLADGIAAEDSQVHVLHRKGKEGLGAAYIAGFKWGLDAGYDVLVEMDADGSHQPEQLPQLLEAIDQGADLAMGSRWVPGGSVVNWPLYRQAISRVGSTYARLMLGLKIKDVTGGYRAFRRTTLEKLNLDQVDSVGYGFQVDLAWRVSRMGLRIEERPITFVERELGASKMSGNIVVEAMVNVTKWGLQARWNTLTRKKAPARQ, from the coding sequence GTGCGCGTCCTTACGATCATCCCTACCTACAACGAGCTGGAATCGCTGCCGATCACGCTGCAGCGGCTCCGCGCAGCAGTGCCAGCCTCGGACGTGCTGGTAGTGGATGACAACAGCCCCGACGGCACGGGCAAGCTCGCTGACGGAATCGCCGCCGAGGACTCCCAGGTCCACGTCCTGCACCGCAAAGGCAAGGAAGGCTTGGGCGCCGCCTACATCGCCGGCTTCAAGTGGGGCCTGGACGCCGGATACGACGTGCTGGTGGAGATGGACGCCGACGGTTCGCACCAGCCTGAACAGCTTCCCCAGCTCCTCGAGGCCATTGACCAAGGCGCCGACCTTGCCATGGGTTCACGCTGGGTCCCCGGCGGCAGCGTGGTGAACTGGCCGCTGTACCGGCAGGCCATTTCACGGGTGGGCAGCACCTATGCCCGGCTGATGCTGGGCCTGAAGATCAAGGACGTCACCGGCGGCTACCGTGCCTTCCGCAGGACCACCCTGGAGAAGCTGAACCTGGACCAGGTGGACTCCGTGGGCTACGGCTTCCAGGTGGACCTCGCCTGGCGGGTGTCCCGGATGGGGCTGCGGATCGAGGAACGCCCCATCACCTTCGTGGAGCGCGAACTCGGCGCCTCAAAAATGAGCGGCAACATTGTGGTGGAGGCTATGGTCAACGTCACGAAATGGGGCCTGCAGGCGCGCTGGAACACCCTCACCCGCAAAAAGGCGCCAGCCCGGCAGTAG
- the ftsX gene encoding permease-like cell division protein FtsX: MRLAFILSEIGSGLRRNLSMVVSVILVTFVSLTFVGAAGMLQMQINQMKGYWYDKVQVAIFLCSEGSTAAGCATGPVTAEQQESLNSLLESPAVAQYTNDFQYESKEEAYKHFKDQFSNSPIVDSVTPDQLPASFRINMKDPEKYQIISETFASQPGVETVIDQRQLLERLFSVMNGASLVAVSIAGVMIVCAILLIATTIRLSAFSRRRETGIMRLVGASKTVIQLPFILEGVIAAVIGAALASATLWAVAHFFLGEYMSRQYPDTAFISSGQTLILVPALIILGGSLAGISSLLTLRRYLRV, from the coding sequence ATGAGGCTTGCATTCATCCTCAGCGAGATTGGCAGCGGTCTCCGCCGCAACCTCTCAATGGTTGTGTCAGTCATCCTGGTCACCTTCGTCTCGCTCACCTTCGTGGGTGCGGCCGGAATGCTGCAGATGCAGATCAACCAGATGAAGGGCTACTGGTACGACAAAGTCCAGGTGGCCATCTTCCTGTGCAGTGAAGGTTCGACGGCGGCCGGTTGCGCCACCGGGCCTGTCACCGCGGAGCAGCAGGAGAGTCTCAATTCCCTCCTTGAGTCCCCGGCAGTGGCCCAGTACACCAACGACTTCCAGTACGAGTCCAAGGAAGAGGCCTACAAGCACTTCAAGGACCAGTTCTCCAATTCGCCCATCGTGGACTCCGTGACACCGGACCAGCTGCCTGCATCCTTCCGCATCAACATGAAGGACCCGGAAAAGTACCAGATCATCAGTGAGACCTTCGCCTCCCAGCCGGGAGTGGAAACCGTCATTGACCAGCGCCAGCTCCTCGAGCGGCTGTTCTCGGTGATGAACGGGGCCTCCCTTGTTGCCGTCAGCATCGCCGGCGTGATGATCGTCTGCGCCATCCTGCTGATCGCCACCACCATCCGGCTCTCCGCCTTCAGCCGCCGCCGCGAAACGGGAATCATGCGCCTGGTGGGCGCCTCGAAGACGGTGATCCAGCTGCCGTTCATCCTGGAGGGGGTTATCGCGGCGGTCATCGGCGCGGCACTTGCCTCGGCCACGCTGTGGGCCGTTGCGCACTTTTTCCTCGGCGAATACATGTCCCGGCAGTACCCGGACACGGCCTTCATCTCCTCAGGCCAGACGCTGATCCTGGTACCGGCTTTGATAATCCTTGGCGGATCCTTGGCGGGAATTTCGTCTCTCTTGACCTTGCGCCGATACCTTCGCGTCTAG
- the hisN gene encoding histidinol-phosphatase — MIQPASSYNDDLRLAHVLADSVDDQTMSRFKALDLQVETKPDLTPVTDADKAAEEAIRGQLSRSRPRDAVLGEEFGSTGHGSRRWIIDPIDGTKNFVRGVPVWATLIALVDEGEPVVGVVSAPALGKRWWAAKDMGAYMGRSLAAATRLRVSNVSKLSDASLSYSSLGGWKERGSLDNFLGLTEDVWRTRAYGDFWSYCMVAEGSVDIACEPELNLYDMAALVPIVVEAGGRFTSLEGEDGPFGGNALATNSILHSEVLRRLNPDLDDLL, encoded by the coding sequence ATGATCCAACCCGCTTCAAGCTACAACGATGACCTGCGCCTGGCCCATGTCCTGGCCGACTCCGTGGATGACCAGACCATGAGCCGCTTCAAGGCCCTGGACCTGCAGGTGGAGACCAAGCCTGACCTGACGCCGGTTACGGACGCGGACAAGGCCGCCGAAGAAGCCATCCGTGGCCAGCTGTCCCGTTCCCGCCCGCGCGACGCCGTGCTCGGCGAGGAGTTCGGCAGTACCGGCCACGGCTCGCGGCGCTGGATCATCGACCCCATCGACGGCACCAAGAACTTTGTCCGCGGTGTCCCGGTCTGGGCCACCCTGATTGCACTGGTGGACGAGGGCGAGCCCGTGGTCGGCGTGGTCAGTGCACCGGCCCTGGGCAAGCGCTGGTGGGCTGCCAAGGACATGGGCGCCTACATGGGCCGTTCCCTCGCCGCGGCCACGCGGCTGCGGGTATCCAACGTCTCCAAGCTCTCCGATGCTTCCCTGTCCTACTCCAGCCTGGGCGGCTGGAAGGAGCGCGGCAGCCTTGACAACTTTCTGGGCCTCACCGAGGACGTGTGGCGGACCCGGGCGTACGGCGACTTCTGGTCCTACTGCATGGTGGCCGAAGGCTCAGTGGACATCGCCTGCGAACCTGAACTGAACCTTTACGACATGGCCGCTCTAGTGCCGATCGTGGTGGAAGCCGGGGGGCGTTTCACGTCCCTGGAAGGCGAAGACGGTCCCTTCGGCGGCAACGCGCTGGCCACCAATTCCATCCTGCACTCCGAGGTGCTGCGCAGGTTGAACCCGGACCTGGACGACCTCCTGTAA